The Agromyces sp. LHK192 genome includes a window with the following:
- a CDS encoding alpha/beta fold hydrolase, translated as MADRSRQSVLVERSATIDGVKVHLRTSPEPSAGAAMMHVHGFGLSGRYLVPTAERLAFEFRTIVPDLPGFGRSGRVRGALDVPDLARAAVRILDDAGIERATLVGNSMGCPVICEFAHQFPDRLERAVLVSPAGGLHNQPFVRAVGQLARDGGREPSSLIRVVTPDYLRFGISSTARMFTALTRYPTLERLLALDVPTLVVVGDRDPLMPAPERIREVAEHVDNRVLVVAIEGAAHAINFSHPDELARTIRLFMADAPITDDPAAPGRARIMEVHRGSRHPRSDAG; from the coding sequence ATGGCGGACCGGTCGCGGCAGTCGGTGCTGGTCGAACGTTCGGCGACGATCGACGGGGTGAAGGTGCACCTGCGCACGTCGCCGGAGCCGAGCGCCGGGGCCGCGATGATGCACGTGCACGGCTTCGGGCTCTCCGGCCGGTACCTCGTGCCGACGGCAGAGCGGCTCGCATTCGAGTTCCGGACCATCGTTCCCGACCTGCCGGGATTCGGCCGAAGCGGCCGGGTGCGAGGGGCGCTCGACGTGCCGGACCTGGCGCGGGCCGCGGTCCGCATCCTCGACGACGCGGGGATCGAACGGGCGACCCTCGTCGGCAACTCGATGGGATGCCCCGTCATCTGCGAGTTCGCGCACCAGTTCCCGGATCGTCTGGAACGAGCCGTGCTCGTCTCGCCCGCCGGGGGTCTGCACAACCAGCCGTTCGTGCGCGCGGTCGGGCAGCTTGCCCGCGACGGCGGCCGCGAGCCGTCATCGTTGATCAGGGTGGTCACCCCGGACTACCTCAGGTTCGGGATCTCCAGCACGGCGCGCATGTTCACCGCCCTGACCAGGTATCCGACGCTCGAGCGGCTCCTGGCCCTCGACGTGCCGACCCTCGTCGTGGTCGGCGACCGCGACCCGCTGATGCCGGCGCCGGAACGCATCCGGGAGGTCGCCGAGCACGTCGACAACCGCGTGCTCGTAGTGGCGATCGAGGGCGCCGCGCACGCGATCAACTTCAGCCACCCCGACGAGCTGGCGCGCACCATCCGCCTGTTCATGGCGGACGCCCCGATCACGGACGACCCGGCGGCGCCGGGACGCGCGCGCATCATGGAGGTCCACCGGGGGAGCCGGCATCCGCGGTCCGATGCCGGATGA
- the polA gene encoding DNA polymerase I, translating into MSDPQKPTLLVIDGHSLAFRAFYALPVDSFTTRDGQHTNAIHGFLSMLLLLLQNERPTHLAVAFDKSRVSFRTREYEDYKGNRGETPAEFKGQVPLLQQALQAMGITVLEMDDFEADDLLATLATRGEAGGYRVLLVSGDRDTIQLVNDEVTLLYPNSQGVSQLKRYDPAAVVERYGIRPEQYPDVAALVGETSDNLPGITKVGEKTAVKWLGLYGDLAGILEHADEIKGVAGENLRRERANAERNRRLNALVRDVPVDVELDSLESKPIDLDAVRPLFQRLEFRALMDRLTKLAQTDPSAAVGTGGGVTGGGTATEADAADETPAPAAPRSARPLGDDLTAWLERAQEAEPAGLGLHLEVLDGRVIGAGVATREETIEVQWQAGRPELEGFEAWLAGPAPKIVTDAKPQLKALARTGLAFEGLVVDPLLAGWLLRPNLQEKTLADLVERYLGETVPQGDPSQLVAVEGEAAGAPELAWYGVRLAPAVLAALPEEGRSVLADIEMPLVPVLAAMELRGVAVDHARLAELSSGLGERAASLAAAAYAEIGREVNLGSPKQLQEVLFDQLGMPKTRATKTGYSTDANALADLQDSNPHPFLGLLLEHRDATKLRQIVDALDKSIGSDGRIHTTYGQVGAATGRMSSNDPNLQNIPIRTEEGRRIREAFRHGDEFAELLTADYSQIEMRIMAHLSGDPGLIEAFNAGEDLHRFVGARVFGVEPADVSALMRTKVKAMSYGLAYGLSAFGLSKQLRIERAEATQLMKDYFERFGAVRDYLRGVVEQARIDGYTETIFGRRRPFPDLNSPNRVLRENAERAALNSPIQGSAADLIKLAMSRIEHAFADGGLRSRMLLQVHDELIFEVADGERDEVEAIVRDRMAHAADLLVPLDVQIGRGASWDDAAH; encoded by the coding sequence GTGTCGGACCCCCAGAAGCCCACCCTCCTCGTCATCGACGGCCACTCGCTGGCCTTCCGCGCGTTCTACGCCCTCCCGGTCGACAGCTTCACCACGCGTGACGGCCAGCACACGAACGCGATCCACGGCTTCCTGTCGATGCTCCTGCTCCTGTTGCAGAACGAGCGACCGACGCACCTCGCGGTCGCGTTCGACAAGTCGCGCGTGTCCTTCCGGACCCGCGAGTACGAGGACTACAAGGGCAACCGCGGCGAGACCCCGGCGGAGTTCAAGGGGCAGGTACCGCTACTCCAGCAGGCGCTGCAGGCCATGGGCATCACGGTGCTCGAGATGGACGACTTCGAAGCCGACGACCTGCTCGCGACGCTGGCGACGCGCGGGGAGGCCGGCGGGTACCGGGTGCTGCTCGTCTCGGGCGACCGGGACACGATCCAGCTCGTCAACGACGAGGTCACGCTGCTCTACCCGAATTCGCAGGGCGTCTCGCAGCTCAAGCGGTACGACCCCGCTGCCGTGGTCGAGCGCTACGGGATCCGGCCCGAGCAGTATCCCGACGTCGCCGCCCTCGTCGGCGAGACGAGCGACAACCTGCCGGGCATCACCAAGGTGGGCGAGAAGACCGCGGTCAAGTGGCTGGGGCTGTACGGCGACCTCGCCGGCATCCTCGAGCATGCCGATGAGATCAAGGGCGTGGCGGGGGAGAACCTGCGCCGTGAGCGGGCCAACGCCGAACGCAACCGCCGCTTGAACGCGCTGGTGCGCGACGTGCCCGTCGACGTCGAGCTCGACTCGCTCGAGTCGAAGCCGATCGACCTCGACGCGGTTCGACCGCTCTTCCAGCGTCTCGAGTTCCGCGCGCTGATGGACCGGCTGACCAAGCTGGCCCAGACCGATCCGTCGGCCGCCGTCGGCACCGGCGGTGGGGTGACCGGCGGGGGCACCGCGACGGAGGCCGATGCCGCCGACGAGACACCGGCGCCTGCGGCGCCTCGTTCGGCCCGCCCGCTCGGGGATGACCTGACGGCCTGGCTGGAGCGCGCCCAGGAGGCTGAGCCGGCCGGCCTCGGCCTGCACCTCGAAGTCCTCGACGGCCGGGTGATCGGGGCGGGCGTCGCGACGCGCGAGGAGACGATCGAGGTCCAGTGGCAGGCGGGTCGTCCCGAGCTCGAGGGGTTCGAGGCGTGGCTGGCCGGGCCGGCACCGAAGATCGTCACCGATGCGAAGCCGCAGCTCAAGGCGCTCGCGCGGACCGGGCTGGCCTTCGAGGGGCTCGTCGTCGATCCGCTGCTCGCCGGATGGCTGCTCCGTCCGAACCTCCAGGAGAAGACCCTCGCCGACCTCGTGGAGCGCTACCTCGGCGAGACCGTGCCGCAGGGCGACCCGTCGCAGTTGGTGGCCGTCGAGGGCGAGGCTGCCGGCGCGCCCGAACTCGCCTGGTACGGCGTGCGGCTCGCGCCGGCCGTGCTCGCGGCCCTGCCGGAGGAGGGCCGTTCGGTGCTCGCCGACATCGAGATGCCGCTCGTCCCGGTGCTCGCGGCGATGGAACTGCGCGGCGTCGCCGTCGACCACGCCCGCCTCGCCGAGCTCTCGTCCGGGCTCGGTGAACGTGCCGCGTCGCTCGCGGCCGCGGCGTACGCCGAGATCGGCCGCGAGGTCAACCTCGGCTCGCCCAAGCAACTCCAGGAAGTGCTCTTCGACCAGCTCGGCATGCCGAAGACCCGCGCGACCAAGACGGGCTACTCGACGGATGCGAACGCCCTCGCGGACCTGCAGGACTCGAATCCCCACCCGTTCCTCGGGCTCCTGCTCGAGCATCGCGACGCGACCAAGCTCCGGCAGATCGTGGACGCACTCGACAAGTCGATCGGCTCCGACGGTCGTATCCACACGACGTACGGCCAGGTCGGTGCGGCGACCGGGCGCATGTCCAGCAACGACCCGAACCTGCAGAACATCCCCATCCGCACCGAGGAGGGCCGTCGCATCCGCGAGGCGTTCCGGCACGGCGACGAGTTCGCGGAGCTGCTCACGGCCGACTACTCGCAGATCGAGATGCGGATCATGGCGCACCTGTCCGGCGACCCCGGGCTCATCGAGGCGTTCAACGCCGGCGAGGACCTGCATCGCTTCGTCGGTGCGCGCGTCTTCGGCGTCGAACCGGCGGATGTCTCGGCGCTCATGCGCACCAAGGTGAAGGCCATGTCGTACGGCCTCGCGTACGGGCTCAGCGCGTTCGGGTTGTCGAAGCAGCTCCGGATCGAGCGGGCCGAGGCCACGCAGCTCATGAAGGACTACTTCGAGCGCTTCGGCGCGGTGCGCGACTACCTGCGAGGCGTGGTCGAGCAGGCCCGCATCGATGGCTACACCGAGACGATCTTCGGCCGGCGGCGCCCGTTCCCCGACCTCAACAGCCCGAATCGGGTGCTGCGTGAGAACGCCGAACGCGCGGCGCTGAACTCGCCGATCCAGGGGTCGGCGGCCGACCTGATCAAGCTGGCGATGAGCCGGATCGAACACGCGTTCGCCGACGGCGGCCTCCGGTCGCGGATGCTCCTCCAGGTGCACGACGAGTTGATCTTCGAGGTCGCCGACGGCGAGCGCGACGAGGTGGAGGCGATCGTGCGCGACCGCATGGCGCACGCCGCCGACCTCCTCGTGCCCCTCGACGTGCAGATCGGCCGCGGAGCCAGCTGGGACGACGCCGCGCACTGA
- a CDS encoding ANTAR domain-containing response regulator — MTDSETTQSAPRRVVVAEDESLIRLDIVETLRDNGFEVVGEAGDGETAVALATELRPDLVIMDVKMPQLDGISAAERLSKGHIAPVVLLTAFSQKELVERASEAGALAYVVKPFTPNDLLPAIEIALARHAQIIALEAEVGDLVERFETRKLVDRAKGLLNEKMGLSEPDAFRWIQKASMDRRLTMRDVSQAIIEQLSPKK; from the coding sequence GTGACAGACAGCGAAACCACCCAGTCGGCGCCGCGCCGAGTCGTCGTTGCGGAAGACGAGTCGCTCATCCGGCTCGACATCGTCGAGACCCTCCGCGACAACGGCTTCGAGGTCGTCGGCGAGGCCGGCGACGGCGAGACCGCGGTCGCGCTGGCGACCGAACTGCGCCCCGACCTCGTCATCATGGACGTGAAGATGCCCCAGCTCGACGGCATCTCGGCGGCCGAGCGCCTCTCGAAGGGGCACATCGCCCCGGTGGTGCTGCTGACGGCGTTCAGCCAGAAGGAGCTCGTCGAGCGGGCCAGCGAGGCCGGCGCCCTGGCGTACGTGGTGAAGCCGTTCACGCCGAACGACCTGCTGCCCGCGATCGAGATCGCGCTCGCGCGGCACGCCCAGATCATCGCCCTCGAGGCAGAGGTCGGCGACCTCGTCGAGCGCTTCGAGACGCGCAAGCTCGTCGACCGCGCCAAGGGCCTCCTCAACGAGAAGATGGGCCTCAGCGAGCCCGACGCGTTCCGGTGGATCCAGAAGGCCTCGATGGACCGTCGTCTCACGATGCGCGACGTCTCGCAGGCCATCATCGAGCAGCTCTCGCCGAAGAAGTAG
- a CDS encoding DUF885 domain-containing protein, whose translation MADHERTPTDIDRIAEGWVDTVVQLQPTLGTYIGRREVDDRLPDYSPDGHDRAAEAMRDTLAAIRAVEPVDGVDLVTATDLGSELELALEEHAAQLHLRDLNVIASPAQDIREAFDLMATESVDDWERIAARLRAVPNAVDGYAASLRLGIERGIVPAVRQAREVASQSRRQARSDGFFATFTAEARADGEALPDALRADLARASSDAAAAYEQLADFLESELAPRAGADDAVGRDIYALRSRHFLGASVDLDETYEWGIEELERMVAEQEAIARQIVPGASVAEAVAHLDADPSRKLFGTDALQAWMQETSDRAVAELGATQFDIPEEIRTLECMIAPTQEGGIYYTGPTDDFSRPGRMWWSVPEGVTEFDTWRELTTVYHEGVPGHHLQIGQAVVNRRTLNTWRRQLAGSSGHAEGWALYAERLMEELGYLDDPADRLGMLDGQRLRAARVVLDLGVHLRKPLPDGGGVWTGDYAFGFLRENVAMNDEFVRFEVNRYLGWPGQAPSYKVGQRIWEQLRDDTRRREGAAFDIRGFHKRALDLGGVGLDTLRRALLG comes from the coding sequence ATGGCCGACCATGAGCGCACCCCGACCGACATCGACCGGATCGCGGAGGGCTGGGTCGACACCGTCGTCCAGCTCCAGCCGACCCTCGGCACGTACATCGGTCGGCGCGAGGTCGATGACCGACTGCCCGACTACTCGCCGGACGGTCACGACCGAGCAGCCGAGGCGATGCGCGACACGCTCGCCGCGATCCGGGCCGTCGAACCGGTCGACGGCGTCGACCTCGTGACCGCCACCGACCTCGGGAGCGAGCTCGAACTGGCGCTCGAGGAGCACGCGGCGCAACTGCACCTGCGGGACCTCAACGTGATCGCGAGCCCCGCGCAGGACATCCGCGAGGCGTTCGACCTGATGGCGACCGAATCGGTCGACGATTGGGAGCGGATCGCGGCGAGGCTGCGTGCCGTCCCGAACGCCGTCGACGGGTATGCCGCGAGCCTTCGGCTCGGCATCGAGCGCGGCATCGTCCCGGCCGTCAGGCAGGCTCGCGAAGTGGCGTCGCAGTCGCGGCGCCAGGCGCGTTCGGACGGCTTCTTCGCCACGTTCACGGCCGAGGCCCGAGCCGACGGCGAGGCGCTCCCAGATGCGCTGCGGGCCGATCTCGCGCGGGCGTCGTCCGACGCTGCGGCGGCCTACGAACAGCTCGCGGACTTCCTCGAGTCCGAACTCGCACCCCGGGCGGGTGCGGACGACGCCGTCGGGCGCGACATCTACGCGCTGCGTTCGCGGCACTTCCTCGGCGCGTCCGTCGACCTCGACGAGACCTACGAGTGGGGCATCGAGGAGCTCGAGCGCATGGTCGCCGAGCAGGAGGCCATCGCGCGGCAGATCGTCCCTGGGGCATCCGTCGCCGAGGCGGTCGCGCACCTCGACGCCGATCCGAGCCGGAAGCTCTTCGGGACCGATGCGCTGCAGGCCTGGATGCAGGAGACGAGCGACCGCGCGGTCGCCGAGCTCGGCGCCACGCAGTTCGACATCCCCGAGGAGATCCGCACGCTGGAGTGCATGATCGCCCCGACCCAGGAGGGCGGCATCTACTACACCGGACCCACGGACGACTTCTCGCGGCCGGGGCGCATGTGGTGGTCGGTGCCCGAGGGCGTCACGGAGTTCGACACCTGGCGAGAGCTCACGACGGTCTACCACGAGGGCGTGCCCGGGCATCACCTGCAGATCGGCCAGGCTGTGGTGAATCGCCGGACCTTGAACACGTGGCGTCGGCAGCTCGCCGGCTCGTCTGGGCACGCCGAGGGCTGGGCCCTGTACGCGGAACGCCTCATGGAGGAACTCGGATACCTCGACGACCCGGCCGATCGGCTCGGGATGCTCGACGGGCAGCGCCTGCGTGCGGCACGCGTCGTGCTCGACCTCGGGGTGCACCTGCGCAAGCCGCTGCCCGACGGCGGCGGCGTCTGGACGGGGGACTACGCGTTCGGGTTCCTCCGTGAGAACGTGGCGATGAACGACGAGTTCGTGCGATTCGAGGTGAACCGCTACCTCGGATGGCCCGGGCAGGCTCCCTCGTACAAGGTCGGCCAGCGCATCTGGGAGCAGTTGCGCGACGACACCCGCCGGCGGGAGGGCGCAGCCTTCGACATCCGCGGATTCCACAAGCGCGCCCTCGACCTCGGCGGCGTCGGCCTCGACACCCTGCGCCGGGCGCTGCTCGGGTGA
- the pyk gene encoding pyruvate kinase: MRRAKIVATLGPATSSYEQIRAIIDAGVDVARMNLSHGSYDVHEGVYQNVRKAANDSGRSIAVLVDLQGPKIRLGKFEGGPYDLAEGDIFKITTEDVVGTKELVGTTFKGLPQDVKPGDFLLIDDGKVRVEVLETDGVVVTTKVVVAGPVSNNKGINLPGVAVNVPALSEKDEADLRWGLELGADLIALSFVRNAADITRVHEIMDEVGRRVPVVAKVEKPQAVDHLEEIIEAFDAIMVARGDLGVELPLEAVPIVQKKAVEIARKLAKPVIVATQMLESMIHSPVPTRAETSDVANAVLDGADAVMLSGETSVGEYPVITVQTMARIVSSTEQHGLERVPKLGTKPRTQSGAITAAAVDIGDFVDAKYLCVFTESGESVRRMSRLRSRIPILAFTPDQAIRRRMSLFWGVESFVVDRVTHTDQMVGQVDEVLKRSGRAVDGDTVVIISGSPPGIPGTTNDVRVHRVGEVL; the protein is encoded by the coding sequence CCAGAACGTCAGGAAGGCCGCGAACGACTCGGGTCGCTCGATCGCCGTGCTCGTCGACCTGCAGGGACCGAAGATCCGGCTCGGCAAGTTCGAGGGCGGTCCGTACGATCTGGCCGAGGGCGACATCTTCAAGATCACGACCGAGGACGTCGTGGGCACCAAGGAGCTCGTCGGCACCACGTTCAAGGGGCTTCCCCAGGACGTGAAGCCGGGGGACTTCCTCCTCATCGACGACGGCAAGGTCCGCGTCGAGGTGCTCGAGACCGACGGCGTCGTCGTGACGACGAAGGTCGTCGTGGCCGGCCCCGTCTCGAACAACAAGGGCATCAACCTTCCCGGTGTCGCGGTCAACGTGCCCGCGCTCTCCGAGAAGGACGAGGCGGACCTGCGTTGGGGCCTCGAACTGGGTGCCGACCTCATCGCGCTCTCCTTCGTGCGCAACGCGGCGGACATCACGCGAGTCCACGAGATCATGGACGAGGTGGGACGCCGTGTCCCCGTCGTCGCCAAGGTCGAGAAGCCGCAGGCGGTCGACCACCTCGAGGAGATCATCGAGGCGTTCGACGCCATCATGGTCGCGCGCGGCGACCTCGGCGTCGAACTGCCGCTCGAGGCGGTGCCGATCGTTCAGAAGAAGGCCGTCGAGATCGCGCGCAAGCTCGCGAAGCCCGTGATCGTGGCGACGCAGATGCTCGAGTCGATGATCCACAGCCCCGTGCCGACCCGCGCCGAGACGTCGGACGTCGCGAACGCGGTGCTCGACGGCGCGGACGCGGTGATGCTGTCGGGCGAGACGAGCGTCGGCGAGTACCCGGTGATCACGGTGCAGACCATGGCGCGCATCGTCTCCTCGACCGAGCAGCACGGGCTCGAGCGCGTGCCGAAGCTCGGTACGAAGCCGCGGACGCAGTCGGGCGCGATCACGGCTGCGGCGGTCGACATCGGCGACTTCGTCGACGCGAAGTACCTCTGCGTGTTCACGGAGTCGGGGGAGTCCGTGCGTCGGATGTCCCGTCTGCGCTCGCGGATCCCGATCCTCGCGTTCACTCCCGACCAGGCGATCCGTCGTCGGATGTCGTTGTTCTGGGGCGTCGAGTCGTTCGTCGTCGACCGGGTCACGCACACCGACCAGATGGTCGGCCAGGTCGACGAGGTGCTGAAGCGGTCGGGTCGCGCGGTCGACGGCGACACGGTCGTCATCATCTCGGGATCGCCTCCCGGAATCCCCGGCACCACGAACGACGTGCGGGTGCACCGCGTCGGCGAGGTGCTCTGA